One region of Bombus affinis isolate iyBomAffi1 chromosome 5, iyBomAffi1.2, whole genome shotgun sequence genomic DNA includes:
- the LOC126916086 gene encoding dual oxidase maturation factor 1: MKGWFDAFRIDGGPTLYSYSNRTPVTGDVPLVIVFVIFGTIFTAFLVIFPGIRKERISTFLTVTLSLFVGASIQVAQYGSSWHTSSATIVSTYSAFSRQKTAAEIGGYIGLMHINITYRLLPSSENPMDDVEYNERFWWRSTGEMTSAFKQALNQGAPFPIVSLAEYFSLHQEGFSWGSKYRQAGYYASLMLWTSFTSWAMMNLLLIIVPRYGAYGMIFTGICMLLTNLIYWALLPCEPLIAHIDGSILAFNLGWNYWLVLLAGIGCMFTGVVITAIDMIFPHQFSTILEVDYDTPYDRHVIIEESFDTRNVRRRLPKIEDSFGDRIISQLSSKLQNRHDIKEETQGVINRGYTSHEPSEFHHDSNEDSSKNNWSYPFPSSSRRPINT; the protein is encoded by the exons ATGAAGGGATGGTTCGACGCTTTCCGTATAGACGGAGGACCCACGTTGTATAGCTATAGTAATCGTACACCTGTCACGGGAGATGTTCCTCTAGTGATTGTGTTTGTTATATTCGGCACCATCTTTACCGCGTTCCTTGTCATATTTCCTGGAATACGAAAGGAG CGTATTAGCACGTTCCTCACGGTGACATTGAGCCTTTTCGTTGGAGCGTCGATCCAAG TCGCTCAGTATGGATCATCCTGGCACACCAGTTCCGCCACCATTGTTAGCACATACAGTGCATTCTCGAGACAGAAAACTGCTGCGGAAATCGGAGGATATATCGGTCTGATGCATATAAACATCACCTACAGGC TGCTACCAAGTAGCGAAAATCCAATGGACGACGTGGAGTATAACGAAAGATTCTGGTGGAGGAGTACAGGAGAGATGACGAGTGCCTTTAAGCAAGCATTGAACCAGGGTGCACCGTTTCCTATAGTTTCTCTAGCCGAATACTTCAGTCTTCATCAAGAAGGCTTTTCCTGGGGAAGCAAATATCGACAAGCTGGTTACTACGCGTCGCTAATGCTCTG GACGTCCTTTACTTCTTGGGCCATGATGAACCTGTTATTAATAATAGTGCCACGATATGGCGCTTACGGCATGATCTTCACCGGGATATGTATGCTTCTGACCAATTTAATCTACTGGGCACTTTTACCTTGCGAGCCTCTCATTGCACATATCGACGGTTCCATTCTTGCTTTTAATTTGGGATGGAATTATTGGCTTGTATTGTTAGCTG GTATCGGATGTATGTTCACTGGAGTGGTGATTACGGCGATAGACATGATCTTTCCTCATCAGTTCTCTACGATATTGGAAGTTGATTACGATACGCCGTACGATAGACATGTTATCATAGAAGAGAGTTTCGATACGAGGAACGTCAGGCGAAGATTACCTAAAATCGAGGATTCATTTGGTGATCGTATAATAAG TCAATTGTCTTCCAAGCTACAAAATAGACACGATATCAAGGAAGAGACACAAGGTGTGATAAATCGAGGATATACGTCACACGAGCCTTCAGAATTTCACCATGACTCTAATGAAGACTCGTCAAAGAACAACTGGTCTTATCCGTTTCCATCGTCTTCACGTAGACCTATCAATACTTGA